One genomic segment of Nocardia spumae includes these proteins:
- the narH gene encoding nitrate reductase subunit beta, whose protein sequence is MAQLAMVMNLDKCIGCHTCSVTCKQAWTNRGGTEYVWFNNVETRPGQGYPRGYQDQEKWKGGWKLDRRGRLTLKSGSRMKRLLNIFANPDLPTVSDYYDPWSYDYDNLLSAPAMDTTPVARPKSLITGEDTKVTWGANWDDDLGSGPDQVGRDPLLSRLSEQVKLEFEQTFMFYLPRICEHCLNPSCGASCPSGAIYKRAEDGIVLVDQDKCRGWRQCITGCPYKKIYFNHKTGKAEKCTFCYPRVEVGIPTVCSETCVGRLRYIGVLLYDADAVLEAASVTDETQLYPSQLGVFLNPHDPRVITEAERAGISPEWIAAAQDSPVYKLIVDYKIALPLHPEYRTMPMVWYVPPLSPMVDVLSETGHDGEDAGNLFGAIDALRIPVEYLAELFTAGDVAPVRAALQRLAGMRSFMRSINLGQEPDLELPGALGLEPEEIEAMYRLLAIAKYEHRYVIPSGATSRAHELDSLATGCSLDGDGGPGMTAFDVTSEKFALVDANTAAPEQKSGRINLLNWNGGSTDGLMPSRPGEQATAPEPTGAPR, encoded by the coding sequence ATGGCACAGCTGGCCATGGTGATGAACCTGGACAAGTGCATCGGATGCCACACCTGCAGCGTCACCTGCAAACAGGCCTGGACCAATCGCGGCGGCACCGAATACGTCTGGTTCAACAATGTGGAAACCCGTCCGGGACAGGGCTATCCACGTGGCTACCAGGATCAGGAGAAGTGGAAGGGCGGCTGGAAGCTCGACCGCCGCGGACGGCTCACCCTGAAGTCCGGCTCGCGAATGAAGCGTCTGCTCAACATCTTCGCCAATCCCGACCTGCCCACGGTCTCGGACTACTACGACCCGTGGAGCTACGACTACGACAATCTGCTGTCGGCGCCGGCCATGGACACCACCCCGGTGGCACGGCCGAAATCGCTGATCACCGGCGAGGATACGAAGGTCACCTGGGGCGCGAACTGGGATGACGATCTCGGGTCGGGCCCGGATCAGGTGGGCCGGGATCCGCTGCTGTCGCGGCTGTCGGAGCAGGTCAAACTCGAGTTCGAGCAAACCTTCATGTTCTATCTGCCGCGCATCTGCGAGCACTGCCTGAATCCGTCCTGTGGCGCGTCCTGCCCGTCCGGCGCGATCTACAAGCGCGCCGAGGACGGCATCGTGCTCGTCGACCAGGACAAATGCCGCGGCTGGCGGCAGTGCATCACCGGCTGCCCCTACAAGAAGATCTACTTCAACCACAAGACCGGCAAGGCCGAGAAGTGCACGTTCTGCTACCCGCGAGTGGAGGTCGGCATCCCGACCGTGTGCTCGGAGACCTGTGTGGGGCGGCTGCGCTATATCGGGGTGCTGCTCTACGACGCCGACGCGGTGCTCGAGGCCGCATCGGTCACCGATGAGACCCAACTCTATCCGTCCCAGCTCGGCGTCTTCCTCAATCCGCACGATCCGCGGGTGATCACCGAGGCCGAGCGCGCCGGCATCTCGCCGGAATGGATTGCGGCCGCCCAGGATTCGCCGGTCTACAAGCTGATCGTCGACTACAAGATCGCCCTGCCGCTGCATCCGGAATACCGGACCATGCCGATGGTCTGGTACGTGCCGCCGCTGTCGCCGATGGTGGATGTGCTGTCGGAGACCGGGCACGACGGTGAGGACGCCGGCAATCTGTTCGGCGCTATCGACGCACTGCGGATTCCGGTGGAGTACCTGGCCGAACTGTTCACCGCCGGTGACGTCGCGCCGGTGCGCGCGGCCCTGCAGCGACTGGCGGGAATGCGCTCGTTCATGCGCTCGATCAATCTCGGTCAGGAGCCGGATCTCGAGCTCCCCGGCGCGCTGGGCCTGGAACCCGAGGAGATCGAGGCCATGTACCGGTTGCTGGCCATCGCCAAATACGAACACCGATACGTGATTCCGTCGGGCGCGACCTCGCGGGCGCACGAACTGGATTCCCTCGCCACCGGCTGCAGCCTCGACGGTGACGGCGGCCCGGGGATGACCGCATTCGATGTGACATCGGAGAAGTTCGCGCTTGTCGACGCCAATACCGCTGCGCCGGAACAGAAATCGGGCCGGATCAACCTGCTGAACTGGAACGGCGGATCGACCGACGGGCTGATGCCCTCGCGACCCGGCGAACAGGCCACCGCCCCGGAGCCCACGGGGGCTCCCCGATGA
- the narJ gene encoding nitrate reductase molybdenum cofactor assembly chaperone — translation MGLLTPRKRPAPAIAISERDRRLVWRISALLLDYPSPDTLAMAGELSAAVTTLPDPVRDHLTALLTHLRDTPPLTSARDYVETFDLRRRASLHLTYYAYGDTRKRGMALLRFKHAYRHAGAELSDHELPDHLPVLLEFAATVDPIGGERLLGEHVPVLEMLRLSLTDSASPYAAALAAVLCTLPPPTTADRRRIAELAAQGPPDEDVGLETYSMGGDTMHPAMNPALYSPPAAENSATAGLFAGTGDRR, via the coding sequence ATGGGATTGCTGACCCCGCGCAAACGCCCTGCCCCCGCCATCGCGATATCCGAACGCGACCGCCGCCTGGTGTGGCGGATCTCCGCACTCCTGCTCGACTACCCGAGCCCCGATACGCTGGCGATGGCGGGTGAGTTGTCCGCTGCGGTCACGACGCTGCCCGATCCGGTGCGTGACCACCTCACCGCGCTGCTCACCCATCTCCGCGACACTCCACCGCTGACCTCGGCGCGCGACTATGTCGAAACCTTCGATCTGCGCCGTCGAGCCAGTCTGCACCTGACCTATTACGCCTACGGCGATACCCGCAAGCGTGGCATGGCGCTGCTGCGTTTCAAACACGCCTACCGGCACGCGGGTGCGGAACTGTCCGATCACGAACTGCCCGACCATCTGCCGGTACTGCTCGAATTCGCCGCCACCGTCGATCCGATCGGCGGCGAACGCCTGCTGGGCGAACATGTGCCGGTGCTCGAGATGCTTCGGCTGTCGCTGACCGACAGCGCATCGCCCTACGCTGCCGCGCTGGCGGCCGTGCTGTGCACCCTTCCGCCGCCGACGACGGCCGACCGGCGCCGGATCGCGGAGCTGGCCGCACAGGGCCCGCCGGATGAGGACGTCGGCCTGGAAACGTATTCGATGGGCGGCGACACGATGCACCCCGCGATGAACCCCGCCCTGTATTCGCCACCCGCTGCCGAGAATTCCGCGACCGCAGGGCTTTTCGCCGGAACCGGAGACCGACGATGA
- the narI gene encoding respiratory nitrate reductase subunit gamma, with translation MTSTVWATLPYIAFTSFVLGHLWRYRNDQFGWTTRSSQIYESRLLRLGSPLFHFGMLGVIGGHVLGVLIPQSWTDAIGISEHLYHLVAVSAGTVAGIAVVAGIAILAYRRLSVPAVRRATTTNDTFMYALLAAALITGLLNTVGSNLLWGTYNYRETVSPWFRSIFTAHPQPDLMVGTPWTFQAHGLIVLTLIAVWPYTRLVHMFSAPVGYLVRPYVVYRSKPVDTTNKRKYARAWQSPVLPPSR, from the coding sequence ATGACCTCCACCGTATGGGCGACGCTGCCCTATATCGCGTTCACCTCGTTCGTGCTGGGGCACCTGTGGCGCTACCGCAACGACCAGTTCGGCTGGACCACGAGGTCGTCGCAGATCTACGAGTCCCGGTTGCTGCGGCTGGGCAGTCCGCTGTTCCACTTCGGCATGCTGGGTGTGATCGGCGGACACGTGCTCGGGGTGTTGATTCCGCAGTCGTGGACCGATGCGATCGGCATCTCCGAACACCTCTATCACCTGGTCGCGGTGTCGGCGGGCACGGTGGCCGGCATCGCCGTCGTTGCCGGAATCGCGATCCTCGCCTATCGGCGGCTGAGCGTGCCCGCCGTCCGCCGGGCCACCACCACCAACGACACATTCATGTACGCGCTGCTGGCCGCCGCGCTGATCACCGGCCTGCTCAACACGGTCGGCAGCAATCTGCTCTGGGGCACCTACAACTACCGCGAGACCGTTTCCCCGTGGTTCCGCAGCATTTTCACCGCACATCCCCAGCCCGATCTGATGGTCGGCACCCCGTGGACCTTCCAGGCGCACGGCCTGATCGTGCTCACCCTGATCGCCGTCTGGCCCTACACCCGCCTGGTGCACATGTTCAGCGCACCCGTCGGTTATCTCGTCCGTCCCTACGTCGTCTACCGAAGCAAACCGGTGGACACCACCAACAAGCGCAAGTACGCGCGCGCCTGGCAATCACCGGTCCTGCCGCCGAGCCGTTGA